ACCTCAGTGTTTATCAAGGAGCTCCAAAACAGGACATTCCCCAGGTAGATatcaacacccccccccccccccccctccccaaagaGCCACACTTTTAAAACTCTAAAGGCCTTGCCTAGTGGAATATTTTATTCAGGTAAACTAAAAGTGCGATTTTCTGATTTGTGAATCATGTCTACTTTTGAAGGCTCAAAATTGGGCTCCTGTAAAGTTGTCTATGCAGTTAAAGGCTTAAGTAAGGCTTTGCATTAGAAAGTtacaaaggaaaagagaaaaactgcaaatgtatgagaatttgtttgtgttttttccagttctctctttcattttggaaatgttttttctcATACTTAATCCTTCTGACCAACTGGATTGTTTTTCTAATTTGCTGAAAAAACTCGAAATTCTTAACTTAATGCTCATACAGGTTAAAGTGGATTTAGGAGAAGACATAAATATGTACACGCTAAAACCattatggttttattttgaGAACACTGGCAGCTTGAATTAACTTATTACAATCTGGTTTTCAGTGCCGAGGAGATTCTGATACGGATGAAGGGTGAGCTGGTGACTACCAGGTACTTGGAGAGGCAAGGCTTCAACTACCCCATAGCAGTCACCGAAATGGAGGGTCTGGGTCTGAAACTACCCCCCTCTACTTTTTCTGTCAAAGATGTGGAGCAGTATGTGGGTAAGAAAACTTGGCTTTGTTgtcacatgtatgtatgtaatttacaacaaaacattaGTGTTTATTGTCTGGGAAGGATGTGACTTCTGTGATTGGACTACACAGCATCATTGGAAGCTGCTTAAAAGCTAATGAAATAACGCTACACCAGCCAGCTAAGTGGCCATTGCTGAGCAGGCGCCATCTGTGTGTGTCAATATGAACCAGTTTCCAGGTTCATGGGTTTTAACCCACTTATCAGGCATCAGACGATGGCTGAATGCGTTCTAAATGAGCGACGGCTAAGCTTTCACTGCCCTCTCCATGACCACTGCACTTCCTTACCGAAACAGCCTGCTACTTCCCAGCTCCTATTACAAGCCCATTACCAAGCCCACCAGTGTTTTTATAATTAAGTTCAGATTACAGACTCCCTTTCTCACGTTATCTCTCTCTCCCATGCCCTATTGAGCATTAAGCCAAGGCACAGGTGTTGTGACTGGGGTCTGAGTGTGGGATTACAGTTCTTCCAGTTTGAAGACAATGGGACAACTGGAGTAAACGCCGATGCTGTCGAGCATTTCTGCTGCCAGCTCGGTGTGTGGTCAAAGATTGGTCAAAAAGTTCTACACATGATGGAAAGTCTTTAAATTGACCTATTTATTGTTTTCAATCCGAACTATatattgtgtgtatatatactgtaATGAATGGAAACCAGGGCGAGGTGCCCTTGCTAGGAAGGAGTAAGGGTTCAGTCAGTAAACCTAATTattcttaatttatttaattaccaACAAGTATTCACTCATCTCTGGACACAGGCTCTGGTTGCCTAGGTTACCTTGTTATGCATTTATTAACTTGTTATGTGCCAATCACTGGTATCAAATGCTTGCTCCGAAGTTGAGTGAAGTTTGTCTTGGCGTTGGCCCGctctgtgtttttcctgtttttggctGTAGTTGTCGAATGTTTTTAACTTTCTCTGGTTTCCGTTTCTCTGTAAATCACTTCCTGTGTAGACGCAGCCTAAGATGTTACAATGCGACCCACCGTTAGCaaccctctctctttctgtgagGGGAAGAATGCAGATGACAGCTGCAGAGACCAGCCTCTAGACCGCTTGAGTACTTTGATGTAGAAAATTAGGTTTAATGCCAGCTGTTTCAGAGTAAACTGGCATGTAAACTTTCAACTGAAGGATGACAGCCGATGTTGGCAAGGGCATTACAGTTaattaaaaccaaaataaaggCTCAAACTGggtgtgaaaaaatattttgcttgaTGAACATCAGCAAACtgactgaaattttaaaaaaatgagaaaatgtctttagtttttgtctctgtttgaTGGAATTTGTTAGCACAGTCTGCCTGATGAACATTGTTATTTGTGTACAGAGACCCTGACAAATAACTTctcatttataataataaaaatgccaAACCTGAAACTATCGATTCTtcaatttttttccacttacCCATTTCAGGGCTGTAGCAGGAGCTGGAGCatgtcccagctgtcataggaacTGAACTAATATTGAAGCtaataaaactaaacacaaatgaGCAAAGCCACTTGAGAAGCTAACTACACTGAGACCCTGTCCACATTAGAAAGGTGTCTTGGAGAAGTTGGTTTTTGAATGCGTTTTGGTCTTTCATTCACACATGAAAAGCATTTTAGGTCACAGACATTGGAGATTTTGAAAAACTCCTTCCAGGGCAAAGCTTTTTAGAAATGGTTTGAGGTTTTACATGAAACTATGCAAAACCTGACAAAGAAACCAGAAAGGGAAAACCAAgtttgtattgcaccatcaaagTTGTCTTGATGCTTGTTATTGACTAATCAGATCACATTGACTGGCTTAAACTAATATTAATATGAGTTTTCCTTATGACACTTAGCACAAAATGGGTGGATACCAAATTAAACTCAGCTCAACTTTGAGGTCACCTGTTAAAGCACCCAACTGGTGctttgaggaagaataaaggttGCTGTTGACAGGCAATGGCTTATTACCAGCACTTTAttaaaagtatatattttttttaaagcccgaTTCACAAAAACCTATTATAGAAGGAGCTATTCCAGTCCCTCATCCCAGTATTTAATATAACAAACCCTGCCGTGCATGTTCATAGTTACAATCATGTTCATTCCTACAAAACGGTCAAAAATAAAGTAGGATTCATCTTTTGATTTCAGTGTTGAGTTAAttatttttacagcattttgcTCCCAAAACGTTTGATTCATGAGGAAATAattgttttacattaaaattaaTGCAGTGAGTAACAAGTTTCTGGTTCCTGTCTGATGACAAAGACATATTTGCAACAATTATCTCAGTTAATTGGCTCTTTAACATAACTGGGTGTCGTCATATATCATTGTCTTTATGGTGGGATGTCGGTTAGATTGAGTGTCTCTCGAGCTGGCTCAGTGGTGCTTTAGTTTGTtgacattaataaaaaaaaaaaaactaaataaaaacattgaatTGGGTTTGTGAACCCAGTGCTCGAGCTCGGCGTTGCAGGGTTTCCAGGCAGCTTTGTCTCGCACTGTGTGACTGACTGCTTTTCACTCCACCTGTTCTCTGTCATCAGACGCTGGCCAGCTGGGCCTTTAgaggagagagtgtgtgtgtgtgtgtgtgtgtgtgtgtgtgtgtgtgtgtgtgtgtgtgtgtgtgtgtgtgtgtgtgtgtgtgtgtgcgcacacacaagTATGCACAGGGGTAATAAAAAAGGTGTGTGGGAGGGGAGTGGGGAAAATACAACCACCAGCTGTCTTGCTACACACTGCACCCCAGTCTTACTTCCGGCCCTGCGTGTCACTGCGTGTGATTTGTAGCCTCCCAACTGTGAGCTGTTTGCTGTTTGCTCTctctttgacttttttctcttttcctttttagcaTCTGTTTTCTATCCCAtgagtaaacacacacatgcacacacagcttTTGCACACTTTTTCTCACATCTACAGACATATTTCCTTATATGCTTGAGATCTCCCACGCACACACAGCTATTAAACGTAGCAGCCCTCTCACCTCCACCCACTCCCCTTCCTCTGGGACTGGTGGTCTGGACAGATTGACAGATTGTCTCGCTTGCATCCCCTACAACCCCTCCCCATGCTGCCATATTAATGCCAGTTTTCCTCAGGGGTTGATCTCTAAAAGCACATGAGGATGCCAGCAGGCTGCTGACCCCTCTGAACCCCATCACCTACTCTGCAGTCATTTAAAAAGTTTGAAGATTTTCATTCAGGAGTCTGTGACTGCAGAACATCTAATCTGATATTGCACAAACTAAAAGGCACTTCATTCCCATCTAGGTGGTAACAAAGTCATCGACGTGATAGATGTGGCACGGCAGGCGGACAGCAAGATGAAGCTCAGCGAGTTTATCAAGTATTTCACCAATCCCCATCGACCCAAAGTCCTCAACCTCATCAGCCTGGAGTTCTCTGACACGAAGTAAGCCATGCTGCAGGTCCGTCACTGTGATTTAAAAGCGAAAAAGGAATAAGTATCTTCAAGAGTCAGCAAACTAGGTTTGACAAAACTTCCAGATGTATTTTTTACCAAGGCCATCTATATCAATGTAAAGTTGAATGGAAGCTTCCAGCTGATTTAATAGTTGCCTGAGTTAATAGAAAGAAATGGAACAACATTCGATTTAAAGTCCTTCTGATGTAGccaaagctgttttcacacgtGCACTTTAGACAGATTTGTGAGAATCAGGTTGGGATATTTTGCTCAGTTTCTCTTTAAGTGTAGCACACAACAAAACAGGCATTTGCACTACTGGGAGTACTGTGAAGGTGAGGGAGCATGTAGCATGCTGGAGGCTCCTTATATGATGACAGCTTGATAACGATGAATGCCGAGAATATTATTCTGCTTTGTTCTAACACTGGTGCAGTCTGACATCGTATGGACTTTGCACTATAGGCACCTAGCAGGTTAAAGACCAGCTACCATCAGATCTGATTGTGCTGGACGTTTACAGTCTCACCTCAGTGACTTGTTATTCTGTTGAGGGTAGAGTCGAGTCTCTCTACAGTATTGGATGTGGTTGAGATTAAATCAGGGACCTacagatatgtttttaaaactttcctAAGCTCAGTGTGCTGCATGATTCTGATCACCCGCAGGATGGCAAAGCTGGTGGAGGTTCCTGACGTGGCTCAGACGTTGTCCTGGGTTGAGAACTACTGGCCAGACGACTCCTTCTTCCCTAAACCCTTTGTCCAGAAGTACTGCCTTATGGGGGTCAAAGACAGCTACACAGATTTCCACATAGACTTTGGAGGCACCTCTGTCTGGTATCATGTTCTCTGGGTGAGTGTGTGGATttaaagagctttttttttttttttcctcctttaaagAGAGGAACATGCCACCCTGATGTTCATCAAGCTCAGGGATTCAGTGTTTCTTTAAATACTGAGGTTTTTAGGTCAGACTAGCACTCTCTGAAGGGTCACCTTGCTTCTCACATCCAGTTAATTCATAAAACAGCCAGCAGCACTCATCATGATGGTCTCACCCCCTCGCTTCTGAAAACTACAGCTAACTTTAATTTGTGATTGAATGAGGGGCGGGTGTTTAGTAGAGCAGTGCCGTCACATTCACAAGTTTAACCTCTCGTTACCTTAAATaccttttcttttgattttcagGGTGAGAAAGTCTTCTACTTGATCAAGCCCACCCTCACCAATCTTGCACTATATGAGGCATGGAGCTCCTCGCCCAATCAGAGCGAAGTGTTCTTTGGGGACAAAGTGGATAAGTGTTACAAGTGTATTGTACCCCAAGGAACCACGCTGCTCATCCCTACAGGTCAGTGAGGTGTTTTAATGTCACATTTGATAAGTAAAGGACTTTAAGTGTACTTTCAAAACTTTCTTAAGGTCAGTTTGAACTGGGAACCTCCTGAGAAACTCTGTATTTCTATCACAGGAACTATGTAGCACATTAAGCTCCAGGGAGATTATTTTACCCCACAAAAAGTCCCACCTGACAGGGGTTGTACTTTCAGAAAGTACAACAGTTGGTTGTTGGTTGGCAAACAGTTGGAAAGTTGTAACCTCGCCATCTTCTGGATGTTCAAGAACTGTTTGATAGAAGTGACGATTGTGATAAATGATGGTTTATGTTCAGGCTATGATCCGTGAGCATGGCAGTTATGTAGACCTCTAGGTATTGGACGTATGAAGAAATCAAATTTGGATAACTGGCAGCTTATCATCTGTACTTTACTAATTGTCACGATTAGCTCAAAAAGTCAGCTATGATATGTTTTATGATGAGATGAGcaatgttattgttattataggGCATGTTACAGCACTATAACATCCACTCTTTAaagataatgtatttatgaaaaaaagGATGCAAGCACAgttgactgactggtaaaacatgcAGGTCAGCACGAGTGCAGAGCTCAAATGATTTGGACAAATGTATTCATAGCTTATTTGTAATATTACACGTGGGTTTAAAATCAGCTCAGCCTTTCGTGCTCAGTCACGTCCGCTATCCTGACACACCTTTTTGAAAGGGATCTTTGGTCGGTACACCAGGATGTGATTGAGAGCTTTCACACCAGCCTAAACAAACATCACTgaccagacaaacacacacacacacacattttagttGAACCAAACTAAACACACTAGTCATCAAAGTACTTTTAAAGTCTTGGATAATGGTGTGTGGTTTCCAAGCACAATAAATTCCACACTCTCAGACGTGCAGCTGTTTGTGTCGCTGATGTTAAATCATTGTTTCTGGTGACTGCCTGACAGTTTTGCGCCAGCTTTGCTGAcctgcctgttttttgttttgtttttttccccatgtgcatttaaaagtgaaaaataatcaTGATTCCCATGGATGCTGCCAGGAAAATACAGGCTCCTTTAAGGTCCTCTATTATTGCCAAAGGAAAATAACAGAGAGGGAAATTCTTCCTGAGCAACAACCCAAACAGTTCTTAATGATCATAATTACAGGGAAAaatgaagagagacagagctccTATGTCATATGATGAAAGTAGCACTGAGGCGTTTTACTACACGTGACTATGCAGCCTTGTGGTGGCGCTGCTGATGTTGCATTAAGAAGGTAGAAAGATGTTTTGATGTCATGTCACTAACTGAGCATGACACCAAAGCATGCTTTGATTCGCTGAAGTGAAGCTAATGGATCCAGTCATACCATTATTTGTCCATCAGTCTCTCAATGGACTTTTTAAGCCCATAGAGCTCCTTCACCCTTGCCCCCCTACGGCACACGGAGAGACAAAGCTCAGTTCAGCCCGTCAACTGCTGGATGTCCTCAATCAGTCTTCCAGCCATGCTTTCTCAGAAAGCTCAAGCAGCATTGTGAAAGAGAGCTTTTGGCAGAAAGGCTGTGGAGAGGTGGGAATTAAGCTGGGGTCAGGAAGCACAGTAGGTCAGTCAAGCGTATTATCAGGCCTGTCTGTCAGCCTCtgtcagcccccccccccaaaagaatCTGTTTTCTCCTACTTTGTGTTGTATTAGGAGCACTGTTTATCTGGGGTGGAAGCCGTTATTGACAGCATTATCTCCTGCTGCTGAGTGTGACTGTGCCTCAGCAGGATAAAAAAGTTTCTTGCAGTCTTGTTGTCACgaattttgttttctgcatgttGAGAAAATATGATTAAGCGAAGTATAAATCCCTATTTCCTCAGGTATTCATGTGTAATTTCTCTGCCCCACCCTAAGAATGTTATCATTCTAAGCCAGAGAGTAGATAAGCTGAGTAAACGTCTGtgctctgctgccctctgcagGCTGGATCCACGCTGTTCTCACCTCTCAGGATTGCATGGCATTCGGAGGGAACTTCCTTCACAACCTCAATATTGGCATGCAGCTCAGGTAAACCACTCGCCTGCCACTGGTGTGGCATCttgatttttgtgtgttttctagaGACTTTAGCACTTAACGTTTGGTTCGCGTTGTAGGTGTTATGAGATGGAGCGTCGTCTGAAAACCCCAGACCTCTTTAAGTTTCCCTATTTTGAGGCCATTTGTTGGTATGTGGCAAAGAACCTCCTGGAAATGCTAAAAGGTGAGAGTCTAAAACTCAAAACCACAAGCCACAGAGATGTGTATAAGAGCTGTCGCAACATAACATTTTGACATAAAAATTCAAAACATTTGGCAAGAAAATAATGGTGTCAGTAAGATTTATTTATGGGTCTTTCCATGAAAAATCAATGAGTTCCTCCCACCTGACCCCTCAGAATTAGTATATTTAATGAAGTCGTGCAAAATTTTACCTGCATATGACAGTAAATTTCAGGGTTGCAAGTCCTTTAATACATAGTGGAGGGTCAAAGTGTgacgtgttttgttttgttttttttccccactattTTTGATCCctcaaaacttaaaaacacaaaatatccaCAGGAAATTTCCATTGCTGAACACCACTTTTAATGCTACCTTTTTGGAAATCCATTACTGTTTTAAAAGGTTTGAAGCTTTCTCGCTTAAAACTCGTGACAGTTTTCCCTTCTTTGATTTTGTCAGAGCTTCGAGAGGACAACTGTCCTCCACCGACCTACCTAGTGGATGGAGTCAAGGCTTTAATCAGTGCACTGAAGacttggttgaaaagagaggtgaGAAATTCTGCCTGATTACACCTCACATGTCTGCAGTCCACATGGTTCTTGTGACACAGGAGTCACCGGAGGCATCCACATTTAGTCTTATCTGTCAGCAGCAGGCGGCAGATTCTCTGCTCACTCCTCTGTTTTGAATGTAAACTGTTGCGGCTTTGCAGGTGAACGAACCCACCAGCGAGGTACCAGACAATATCAGGCCGAACCATCTCATTAAAGAACTGACCAAGGAAATCCGCTACCTAGAGGTGAGGAGCTTTTTAGACTTCATGCAAATGGTGGTGTCAGCTGGGAGAAAAGCTGACGCTCTTTTGGTATTGTCAGTGATTAATAAAAGTGACCCACATTTTAGACATATACAAGCTGTAATCTCAGTGTTTACATCATTAATTTGCACCATTTCTTGACCCtttacagttttacatgtgcTTTATCTGTACAtcttattaaattaaaaaaaaatgatcatttgattctgtaggttttgtttttattttttgcacattgtaACAACCTTCAATGCatgatttattttacatttattttctagGAGGAACCAGTGGGTGGTAGCAAGCTAGTGAAATCTCAGGGAAGTGGAGTACCTTCGGGATCAAACGGCTGCCTGTCCACTCGAGCTACGGTGGAGAGGCTGTGCCAGGCACGGCGAGCTCGAAGGGCCGCCAGGCAACTGAGGGAGCAGGAGCGCCATGCGCCCAAGCTACCCACTAACCTGGACATCTTAGAGCAGCACACCAGGGATGTGCTGAAGAGGCTGGAGGTCGGGCCACTGGAGGAGGTGAGCTTCAAGGAGCAAACATTCAGAATGTGTGTTTAATCTACATTAAAGGAAGAAACCAAAATGCCGTTAGTTAGGCCAAAAGGTGCACTATGTACTTATTATTGTAGTTGGAGTCTTCACTTAAATGCAGCTTTGCACCGATTAAAGCTTTTTGTaaatgcttctgtgtgtgttgttgatgactGATACAATACTTTTAATATTCTGTATCCAGGATCCTGCGTTTGGTGCCAAGGTTCACGCAAAGTTCAACAAAGTGTCAACTGcatctgcagctgctgctgcagagtcttTGGAAGACAACCACATACGGCTAATGCTGGTCAACGGAAGAATCATCAGGTGGGGGAGCAAAGTGAATCAGTGTGCAGAGCCAGTCAAACTAGTACTTTTGTTTTGGTGACAAACTCCAGAAACCAACATAAAACCACTTtggtgaataaaaaaataacatgaagTAAAAATGAATTTAGAAAGGTTTACTAGTCAGCAACAGAAACTATGAATTTGTTAATCTACAAAGCCTGTTCTTCTGAGCTGTGAGGCAGCCGTCAGGAGATGAGGAGTCCAATTTattttcctcttcttgtttATTACAATATAAATTAGTCACCTGCTCTGCATGTTAACATGAactttatatttgtgtgtgcagaGATTTGAGACGACCGGGAAGCAGCAGCCCTGTAAAGTCCGAAGATGAGGGACTGTCTGTTGGCCCACCCAAGGGTTGCATGGACGTGAAGTTTGAGAGGATGTATGACAGTCAGGAACAGCACAGCACAGCTGAGAAATCCGCACTCCTCAGTAAGTCTTCAGTGAATATTAAACCAACAGACGATTGTAGCCATGCAAGCATTTAGCTGACGATGTGTTCCTTTGTGTCTCAGGAGATCTGGAGAGGATGAAGACTGAACTCGGGGAAGAAGTCTCAGGACACTCCAGTGTGTCAGATGTCGAGTCAGACAGCGACTTTCCCACAGAGGTAAACGATGTGCAGGATTTATACAAACACAGCCGGTTTAAGAGCTCAGTGTTTCTGAACAGAGTGTACTTTGGGTAATCATTTTTTACGCTGTCTTCTGAGGcatgtttttgaaatttctCTGTCCAATGTAGCATAAAGAGTCATCGTCGTCATCATCTTCTGACGAAGACTCGGAGAGCTcccaggatgaagaggacgaggaTGAGCAGCAGACAGGCTCAGGGCACATAAAGCTGGACCAGTCTGGCGAGAAACTcaggcacaaacacaaaccactCAAACGGTGAGGAAACAGATCAAGGCAGGCCTGTGACCAGTACTATTAT
The Astatotilapia calliptera chromosome 17, fAstCal1.2, whole genome shotgun sequence genome window above contains:
- the LOC113009286 gene encoding lysine-specific demethylase 7B-like, with amino-acid sequence MAAAPLYCVCRQPYDVSRFMIECDICKDWFHGSCVQVEEHHAVDIDVYHCPNCDVVHGPSLMKKRNNWHRHDYTEPDDGSKPVQAGTSVFIKELQNRTFPSAEEILIRMKGELVTTRYLERQGFNYPIAVTEMEGLGLKLPPSTFSVKDVEQYVGGNKVIDVIDVARQADSKMKLSEFIKYFTNPHRPKVLNLISLEFSDTKMAKLVEVPDVAQTLSWVENYWPDDSFFPKPFVQKYCLMGVKDSYTDFHIDFGGTSVWYHVLWGEKVFYLIKPTLTNLALYEAWSSSPNQSEVFFGDKVDKCYKCIVPQGTTLLIPTGWIHAVLTSQDCMAFGGNFLHNLNIGMQLRCYEMERRLKTPDLFKFPYFEAICWYVAKNLLEMLKELREDNCPPPTYLVDGVKALISALKTWLKREVNEPTSEVPDNIRPNHLIKELTKEIRYLEEEPVGGSKLVKSQGSGVPSGSNGCLSTRATVERLCQARRARRAARQLREQERHAPKLPTNLDILEQHTRDVLKRLEVGPLEEDPAFGAKVHAKFNKVSTASAAAAAESLEDNHIRLMLVNGRIIRDLRRPGSSSPVKSEDEGLSVGPPKGCMDVKFERMYDSQEQHSTAEKSALLRDLERMKTELGEEVSGHSSVSDVESDSDFPTEHKESSSSSSSDEDSESSQDEEDEDEQQTGSGHIKLDQSGEKLRHKHKPLKRECPTSPSTAEAIQGMLSMAGLLCSSKSETADSLQESWWPSPLEQAQHQRRLQGDKSPIDSQGNSSSEAWDNQGLPSPEMDYQYCDPSMSPPLHPSKRHAPNPPPISNQATKGKRPKKGMATAKQRLGKILKLSRHNRVFV